A DNA window from Flavisolibacter ginsenosidimutans contains the following coding sequences:
- the rplP gene encoding 50S ribosomal protein L16 — protein sequence MLQPKRTKHRKMQKGRMKGDAKRGTMISFGSYALKALEDHWITDRQIEAARQALTRHMKREGNVWIRIFPDKPITNKPAEVRMGKGKGNLEYWAAVVKPGRILFEIDGVSEEVAQGALKLAAGKLPIATKFIKRHDLAEA from the coding sequence ATGTTACAGCCGAAAAGAACAAAGCACAGGAAGATGCAAAAGGGTCGCATGAAAGGCGACGCAAAAAGAGGAACGATGATCTCTTTTGGTTCTTATGCATTGAAAGCTTTGGAAGATCATTGGATCACCGACCGTCAAATTGAAGCGGCACGTCAGGCATTGACACGCCACATGAAGAGAGAAGGTAACGTGTGGATTCGCATTTTCCCCGACAAGCCAATCACCAACAAACCTGCAGAGGTGCGTATGGGTAAGGGTAAAGGTAACCTGGAGTATTGGGCTGCCGTAGTGAAGCCAGGCCGCATTCTCTTCGAGATTGACGGCGTATCGGAAGAAGTAGCGCAAGGCGCGTTGAAACTGGCCGCCGGCAAATTGCCCATTGCAACAAAATTCATTAAGCGTCACGATCTCGCAGAAGCTTAA
- the rpsC gene encoding 30S ribosomal protein S3: protein MGQKANPIGNRLGIIRGWESNWYGNKKDFANKLIEDNKIRTYLNARINKGGIAKIVIERTLGKLIVTIHTSKPGIIIGKGGGEVDRIKEELKKLTGKDDVQINILEIRRPELDAMIVGDTIARQIENRINFKRATKMAIASALRMGAEGIKVQLSGRLGGAEIARSEKFMQGRVPLHTFRMDIDYANVFAQTVYGKIGIKVWICRGEVLAKRDLNPNFIGGKEGGQTMGERRDNRGDFGDRRRDDRGGDRRGGGNFNRGGGGQGGGRSGGQGGGRSGGQGGRR from the coding sequence ATGGGTCAAAAAGCAAATCCGATTGGTAACAGGTTAGGCATCATCCGCGGATGGGAATCTAACTGGTATGGCAACAAAAAAGATTTTGCCAACAAACTGATTGAGGATAACAAAATCAGAACGTATCTGAATGCCCGTATCAACAAAGGCGGTATCGCAAAGATTGTGATAGAGCGTACGCTGGGCAAACTGATCGTGACCATCCATACTTCCAAGCCCGGTATCATCATCGGTAAAGGCGGTGGCGAAGTTGATCGCATCAAAGAAGAGTTGAAGAAACTGACAGGCAAAGACGATGTGCAAATCAACATTCTTGAGATTCGCCGTCCTGAACTGGATGCGATGATCGTGGGCGACACCATTGCCCGCCAAATAGAAAACCGCATTAACTTCAAACGTGCTACAAAAATGGCCATTGCTTCTGCGCTCCGTATGGGTGCCGAAGGAATCAAGGTTCAGTTGAGCGGCCGTTTGGGCGGTGCTGAAATTGCCCGTAGCGAAAAGTTCATGCAAGGCCGTGTGCCTCTTCATACGTTCCGTATGGACATTGATTACGCTAACGTGTTTGCACAAACCGTTTACGGTAAAATCGGTATCAAAGTATGGATCTGCCGTGGCGAAGTATTGGCCAAGCGTGACCTGAACCCCAACTTCATTGGCGGTAAAGAAGGCGGCCAAACAATGGGCGAAAGAAGAGATAACCGTGGCGACTTTGGTGATCGTCGTCGTGACGACAGAGGTGGTGATCGGAGAGGCGGTGGAAACTTTAACCGCGGCGGCGGCGGACAAGGCGGTGGTCGCTCGGGCGGACAGGGTGGTGGCCGTTCAGGTGGTCAAGGCGGAAGAAGATAA
- the rplV gene encoding 50S ribosomal protein L22: MEAVAKLRNYPTSPRKMRLLADLIRGKKVEQALAELEFNPKHPAVPMRKLVLSAISNWKQKNEGGDESQLFVKTIFVDGARTLKRMRPAPQGRGYRVRKRSNHVTVIVDAKP; encoded by the coding sequence ATGGAAGCAGTAGCTAAACTGAGAAATTATCCAACGTCACCACGGAAAATGCGTCTGTTGGCGGATTTGATTCGCGGCAAAAAAGTAGAACAAGCTTTGGCCGAATTAGAATTCAATCCCAAGCATCCTGCCGTGCCCATGCGCAAATTGGTGTTGAGTGCCATCAGCAACTGGAAGCAGAAAAACGAAGGCGGCGATGAAAGCCAGCTCTTTGTAAAAACCATCTTTGTTGACGGTGCAAGAACGTTGAAGCGCATGCGTCCGGCACCCCAAGGTCGTGGCTACCGCGTCCGCAAAAGAAGCAATCACGTAACCGTAATTGTTGACGCAAAACCTTAA
- the rpsS gene encoding 30S ribosomal protein S19: MARSIKKGPYVAAHLEDKVVAINDGKSKKGVIKTWSRRSTITPDFVGHTFAVHNGNKFIPVYVTEFMVGHKLGEFAPTRNFKGHSSKKG, from the coding sequence ATGGCTCGTTCAATTAAAAAAGGTCCTTACGTAGCGGCTCACTTAGAAGACAAAGTGGTTGCTATCAACGACGGTAAATCAAAAAAAGGTGTGATCAAAACATGGAGCCGCCGCTCTACGATTACGCCTGATTTTGTGGGTCACACATTTGCCGTGCATAACGGGAACAAATTCATCCCGGTTTACGTAACAGAGTTCATGGTAGGACACAAACTCGGTGAGTTTGCCCCTACAAGAAACTTTAAAGGACACTCAAGCAAAAAAGGTTAA
- the rplB gene encoding 50S ribosomal protein L2 yields the protein MALKKYKPITAGTRWRVGNSYAEVTTNEPEKSLLEVKGRTGGRNSNGRRAMRYIGGGHKKAYRVIDFKRNKKEIPAKVASIEYDPNRTTFIALLNYADGEKRYILAPQGLQVGASVVSGDAVAPELGNALQLKNMPLGTVVHNIEMQPGQGGKIARSAGASAQLSNKEEKYAVLKMPSGEVRRVLINCYATVGIASNSDHQLQSMGKAGRNVWKGIRPRVRGVAMNPVDHPMGGGEGRASGGQPRSRTGQYSRGLKTRTKGKGSDKLIISRKNGSKLAK from the coding sequence ATGGCACTAAAAAAATACAAACCGATTACAGCAGGCACACGCTGGAGAGTCGGAAACTCTTACGCAGAGGTTACAACGAACGAACCGGAAAAATCCTTGTTGGAAGTGAAAGGCCGCACCGGTGGTCGTAACTCAAATGGCCGCAGGGCTATGCGTTACATAGGCGGTGGGCACAAAAAAGCTTACCGTGTAATTGATTTCAAACGCAACAAAAAAGAAATACCCGCCAAAGTTGCTTCTATCGAATACGATCCAAACCGCACAACCTTCATCGCTTTGTTGAACTATGCGGACGGCGAGAAGCGTTACATTCTTGCGCCACAAGGCTTGCAAGTGGGTGCTTCAGTTGTTAGTGGTGATGCCGTTGCGCCTGAATTGGGCAATGCGCTTCAGTTGAAAAACATGCCGCTTGGTACAGTTGTTCACAACATTGAAATGCAACCCGGCCAGGGCGGAAAGATTGCACGTTCTGCCGGTGCGTCAGCGCAGCTTTCAAACAAAGAAGAAAAATACGCCGTGCTGAAAATGCCAAGTGGTGAAGTTCGCCGTGTGTTGATCAACTGTTATGCAACGGTTGGCATCGCGTCTAACAGCGATCATCAATTGCAATCAATGGGTAAAGCAGGACGCAACGTGTGGAAGGGCATTCGCCCCCGCGTTCGTGGTGTTGCCATGAACCCTGTTGATCACCCGATGGGTGGTGGCGAAGGCCGTGCATCAGGAGGACAGCCTCGCAGCAGAACCGGTCAATACTCTCGTGGTTTGAAAACGCGTACAAAAGGTAAAGGCAGCGACAAGCTGATTATCTCAAGGAAAAACGGTTCAAAGCTGGCGAAGTAA
- the rplW gene encoding 50S ribosomal protein L23: MRLSEVLIKPILTEKANAQQESLRRYAFKVARKANKLEIKKAVEEVYGVTIVDVNTVVVPGKNKTRYTKKGFTKGQKPAYKKAMVTVAEGETIDLYSNI; encoded by the coding sequence ATGAGACTTTCTGAAGTATTGATAAAACCCATCTTAACCGAAAAGGCAAACGCACAACAGGAAAGCCTGCGCCGTTATGCTTTTAAGGTTGCCCGTAAAGCGAACAAACTGGAAATTAAAAAAGCAGTGGAAGAAGTTTACGGTGTAACAATCGTTGATGTAAACACGGTTGTTGTTCCCGGTAAAAACAAAACCCGCTACACCAAAAAAGGTTTTACCAAAGGGCAAAAGCCGGCTTACAAAAAAGCGATGGTAACCGTTGCTGAAGGCGAAACGATTGACCTTTACAGCAACATCTAA
- the rplD gene encoding 50S ribosomal protein L4, with protein MQVKVLNIQGQETGRTVDLPEEIFGLEPNDHAIWLAVKQYLGAQRQGTHKVKTRAEVQGASRKLHKQKGTGGSRKGNIRNPLYKGGGTIFGPKPHKYDIKLNRKVKDLAKMSALSYKAKENAIVVVEDVNLDAPKTKTFMNILNSLKVGDKKLMFVLPEYNDNVYISSRNVPSVLTALMSDVNTYDLVNSEVLVLTESAAKIFAGTEEATA; from the coding sequence ATGCAAGTAAAAGTATTAAACATACAAGGACAAGAAACAGGTAGAACTGTTGACCTTCCTGAAGAAATCTTTGGCCTGGAGCCAAATGACCACGCCATCTGGTTGGCCGTTAAACAATACCTCGGCGCACAACGTCAGGGAACGCACAAAGTAAAGACCCGTGCCGAAGTGCAAGGTGCCAGCCGCAAGCTGCACAAGCAGAAAGGTACCGGCGGCTCTCGTAAAGGTAACATTCGTAACCCTCTTTACAAAGGTGGCGGTACCATCTTCGGTCCCAAGCCGCACAAGTACGACATCAAGTTGAACCGCAAGGTGAAAGATTTGGCGAAAATGTCGGCGCTTTCTTACAAAGCAAAAGAAAACGCAATTGTGGTTGTAGAGGATGTAAATCTTGATGCGCCAAAGACGAAGACGTTCATGAATATTTTGAATAGCCTTAAAGTAGGCGACAAAAAATTGATGTTCGTATTGCCTGAGTATAACGACAATGTGTACATTTCATCCCGCAACGTTCCTTCGGTCTTGACAGCGTTGATGAGCGATGTGAATACATACGACCTTGTTAATTCGGAAGTATTGGTGTTAACCGAAAGCGCTGCAAAAATCTTTGCAGGAACCGAAGAGGCAACAGCATAA
- the rplC gene encoding 50S ribosomal protein L3, translating into MKGIIGKKIGMTSIFDPTGKQTACTIIEAGPCVVTQVKTKETDGYAALQVAFGDKKEKHITAAAKAHFAKASTSAKSFVKEFRDSSLEKNIGDTITVDIFAEGDKVEVVGTTKGKGFQGVVKRHGFSGVGEGSHGQHDRQRAPGSIGGSSYPSRVFKGMRMAGRMGQDRVKVKGLKIVKVFPEKNYILVSGSVPGHNGSIVLIQK; encoded by the coding sequence ATGAAAGGAATCATTGGGAAAAAAATTGGGATGACCAGCATCTTCGATCCAACGGGCAAGCAAACGGCTTGCACCATTATTGAAGCCGGTCCCTGTGTAGTAACGCAGGTAAAAACAAAGGAAACCGACGGCTATGCTGCTCTTCAGGTAGCGTTCGGCGACAAGAAAGAAAAGCACATCACCGCCGCTGCAAAAGCTCACTTCGCAAAGGCCAGCACTTCGGCCAAAAGTTTTGTAAAAGAATTCCGCGACTCTTCTCTCGAAAAAAATATTGGCGACACTATTACCGTTGACATTTTCGCCGAAGGCGATAAAGTTGAGGTGGTCGGTACTACAAAAGGCAAAGGCTTCCAGGGCGTTGTTAAGCGTCACGGCTTTTCCGGTGTGGGTGAAGGCTCGCACGGCCAGCACGACCGTCAAAGAGCTCCCGGTTCTATCGGCGGTTCATCTTACCCAAGCCGTGTATTCAAAGGCATGCGCATGGCCGGCCGCATGGGCCAAGACCGTGTAAAGGTGAAAGGTCTTAAAATCGTGAAGGTATTCCCCGAAAAGAATTACATATTGGTAAGTGGTTCAGTTCCGGGCCACAATGGTTCAATCGTTTTAATCCAGAAGTAA
- the rpsJ gene encoding 30S ribosomal protein S10, whose amino-acid sequence MSQRIRIKLQSYDHNLVDKSAEKIVKTVRSTGAVVTGPIPLPTRKKIFTVLRSPHVNKKSREQFQLATHKRLLDIYTSSSRTVDALSKLDLPSGVEVEIKA is encoded by the coding sequence ATGTCACAACGAATCAGGATAAAGCTTCAGTCTTACGACCACAATCTGGTAGACAAATCAGCTGAGAAAATTGTAAAGACTGTTCGCAGCACAGGCGCAGTAGTAACAGGTCCAATTCCTCTTCCTACACGCAAAAAGATCTTTACCGTTTTGCGTTCGCCACACGTGAACAAAAAGAGCCGCGAACAATTCCAATTGGCAACGCACAAACGTCTTCTGGACATTTACACGTCTTCATCAAGAACGGTAGATGCGCTTTCGAAGCTTGACCTGCCGAGTGGTGTGGAAGTTGAAATCAAAGCATAA
- a CDS encoding lysylphosphatidylglycerol synthase transmembrane domain-containing protein, whose amino-acid sequence MATKTDNVVEKRESRSSRFLKLFVKVLITALCFWYISRKIDFSQAFEALKRANWLLLLLSTLLYILSKIIGAFRLNIYFKNIGLRFRQWQHLKLYWLGLFYNLFLPGSISGDAYKVVILFKRLNAPYKKTSAAVLLDRFSGLLGLGIILSIYGILVLRTPLFTVLLVTGPVLAVAIFYFIIWRFFKDFLPGFFPTLLLGIAVQAIQVAGVYLILKALKLELHHQQWLFIFLAGQVLSVLPLSLGGGLGTRELVFTEGAIFFHLDPQAGVIISLLFYLTSVAGSVWGAYYIFHDPVKNLLRNDSPKTATQV is encoded by the coding sequence GTGGCGACCAAAACGGATAACGTTGTTGAAAAAAGAGAATCACGGAGCAGCCGGTTTTTAAAGCTGTTCGTAAAGGTTTTGATAACGGCCTTGTGCTTTTGGTACATCTCCAGAAAGATTGATTTTTCGCAGGCGTTCGAAGCCTTGAAACGAGCCAATTGGTTGCTGCTGCTGCTCTCTACCCTGCTTTACATTCTTTCAAAAATTATCGGCGCGTTCCGGCTCAACATTTATTTTAAAAACATCGGTCTTCGTTTTCGGCAATGGCAACACCTGAAACTTTACTGGCTGGGCTTGTTTTACAACCTTTTCCTGCCTGGCTCCATCAGCGGCGATGCTTACAAAGTTGTGATTCTATTCAAACGATTAAATGCACCCTATAAAAAAACAAGTGCTGCTGTTTTACTCGACCGGTTTAGTGGCCTGCTTGGGCTGGGCATTATCTTAAGCATCTACGGCATTCTTGTCTTGCGCACGCCGCTCTTTACTGTTTTGCTTGTTACCGGGCCTGTTCTTGCTGTTGCCATTTTCTATTTTATTATTTGGCGATTTTTTAAAGATTTTCTTCCGGGTTTTTTTCCCACACTTTTGCTTGGAATAGCTGTGCAGGCCATTCAGGTAGCAGGTGTTTATTTAATTCTGAAAGCCCTAAAGCTGGAACTGCACCATCAGCAGTGGTTGTTTATTTTTCTTGCAGGGCAGGTGTTGTCTGTCTTACCGCTTTCGCTCGGCGGGGGACTGGGAACCCGTGAATTGGTATTCACCGAAGGCGCTATTTTTTTTCACCTTGACCCGCAGGCAGGCGTTATTATCAGTCTTTTGTTTTACCTGACCAGTGTTGCAGGCTCTGTGTGGGGCGCTTATTATATTTTTCATGACCCGGTAAAAAATCTGCTCCGGAATGACAGTCCTAAGACAGCTACCCAAGTATAG
- the fusA gene encoding elongation factor G, translating to MADLKFQRNFGIAAHIDAGKTTTTERILRYTGMIHKIGEVHDGAATTDWMEQEKERGITITSAAVSCQWNFPTVLGKATPDTKKYYFNIIDTPGHVDFTVEVERSMRVLDGLIALFSAVDGVEPQSETVWRQANRYNVPRIGFVNKMDRSGADFLMVVNQVREMLGSKAVPLQLPIGAEDDFKGVVDLIKMKGIIWHMETEGMTFDEIDIPADMLDEANEWRAALVEAVAEYDDKLLEKFFDDPNSISEDEIHEAIRKATIDLSIVPMMCGSSFKNKGVQTALDAVCRYLPSPMDIEAVTGVNPDTGETETRKPDAKEPFAALAFKIMTDPFVGRLAFFRVYSGHLDAGSYVLNVRSGKKERISRIMKMFANKQNPIDFIEAGDIGAAVGFKEIKTGDTLCEEDHPITLENMFIPEPVISVAVEPKTQADVDKMGMAIAKLVEEDPTLRVKTDEDSGQTILSGMGELHLEIIVDRMRREFKVEVNQGAPQVAYKEAFNQTVQHREVLKKQSGGRGKFADIMFDLGPVDAEWKAENPDKNFQFVNDLFGGSIPKEFVTPIQKGFENSMGTGVLASYPVDNMKIRVYDGSFHQVDSDAMSFELCAKQGFREAARKAKPVLLEPIMKVEVLTPDQYMGDVTGDLNRRRGMLEGMDTRAGVQVIKAKVPLSEMFGYVTQLRSMSSGRASSTMEFSHYAPAPNNIAEEVIAKSKGKVSAE from the coding sequence ATGGCAGACTTAAAATTTCAACGCAACTTTGGTATCGCTGCCCACATTGATGCGGGCAAGACGACCACAACCGAGCGTATTTTGCGCTACACCGGCATGATTCACAAGATTGGTGAAGTGCACGACGGTGCTGCTACTACCGACTGGATGGAGCAGGAAAAAGAAAGAGGGATTACCATCACCTCTGCGGCGGTAAGCTGCCAGTGGAATTTCCCGACTGTTCTTGGTAAAGCAACCCCCGATACAAAAAAATATTATTTCAACATCATTGATACTCCGGGCCACGTGGACTTTACTGTAGAAGTAGAGCGTTCCATGCGTGTACTGGATGGTTTAATCGCCCTGTTTTCTGCTGTTGACGGTGTTGAGCCGCAATCGGAAACCGTTTGGCGCCAGGCAAACCGTTACAACGTGCCGCGTATTGGTTTTGTAAACAAAATGGACCGTTCGGGTGCCGACTTTTTGATGGTGGTAAACCAGGTTCGCGAGATGCTCGGTTCCAAAGCCGTTCCGCTTCAATTGCCCATCGGTGCAGAAGACGATTTCAAAGGTGTAGTTGACCTCATCAAAATGAAAGGCATCATCTGGCACATGGAAACAGAAGGAATGACCTTTGATGAAATTGACATTCCTGCCGACATGCTTGACGAAGCCAACGAGTGGAGAGCCGCTTTGGTAGAAGCCGTTGCTGAATACGACGATAAGTTGTTGGAGAAATTTTTTGATGATCCCAATTCCATTAGCGAAGACGAGATTCATGAAGCCATCCGCAAAGCAACAATTGACCTGAGCATCGTTCCAATGATGTGCGGTTCTTCTTTCAAAAATAAAGGTGTGCAAACTGCGTTGGATGCGGTTTGCCGTTACCTGCCTTCGCCAATGGATATTGAAGCCGTTACAGGCGTTAATCCCGACACAGGCGAAACGGAAACCCGCAAGCCCGATGCAAAAGAACCCTTTGCGGCTCTGGCCTTTAAAATCATGACCGATCCTTTCGTGGGTCGTCTTGCGTTCTTCCGCGTGTATTCCGGTCATCTTGACGCCGGTTCTTACGTGCTAAACGTACGCAGCGGAAAGAAGGAACGTATCTCCCGTATCATGAAGATGTTTGCCAACAAACAAAATCCCATTGACTTTATCGAAGCCGGTGACATTGGCGCAGCGGTTGGTTTCAAGGAGATTAAAACAGGTGATACGCTTTGCGAAGAAGATCATCCAATCACGTTAGAGAACATGTTCATCCCCGAGCCGGTAATCTCTGTTGCGGTTGAACCCAAAACCCAGGCCGACGTTGATAAAATGGGCATGGCCATCGCTAAACTGGTGGAAGAAGATCCGACGTTGCGTGTAAAAACAGACGAAGATTCGGGACAAACAATTCTTTCCGGAATGGGCGAATTGCACTTGGAAATCATCGTTGACCGTATGCGTCGCGAATTCAAGGTAGAAGTGAACCAGGGCGCTCCCCAGGTTGCCTATAAAGAAGCTTTCAACCAAACGGTTCAACACCGCGAGGTACTGAAAAAGCAATCGGGTGGCCGCGGTAAGTTTGCCGACATCATGTTTGATTTGGGCCCGGTTGATGCCGAGTGGAAAGCCGAAAACCCCGACAAGAACTTCCAGTTTGTAAACGATTTGTTTGGTGGTTCAATTCCGAAAGAATTTGTCACGCCGATTCAGAAAGGTTTTGAAAACTCAATGGGTACAGGCGTATTGGCTTCCTATCCGGTTGACAACATGAAGATTCGTGTGTACGACGGTTCTTTCCACCAGGTTGACTCCGATGCCATGTCGTTTGAACTTTGCGCCAAGCAAGGTTTCCGCGAAGCGGCACGGAAAGCAAAACCCGTTTTGCTTGAACCAATCATGAAAGTGGAAGTCCTGACGCCGGATCAATACATGGGCGATGTAACGGGTGACCTCAACCGCCGCCGCGGTATGCTGGAAGGCATGGACACACGTGCCGGCGTGCAGGTGATCAAAGCAAAAGTTCCGCTGAGCGAAATGTTTGGTTACGTAACACAATTGCGTTCCATGTCAAGCGGCCGTGCATCATCTACGATGGAGTTCTCGCATTACGCTCCGGCTCCGAACAACATTGCTGAAGAAGTGATTGCGAAGAGCAAGGGCAAAGTGAGCGCCGAGTAA
- the rpsG gene encoding 30S ribosomal protein S7, with product MRKAQAKKLPLAPDPRFNDKLVTRFVNNLMWEGKKSVAFDIFYNALERVSKTTGEEGYEIWKKALQNVTPAVEVRSRRIGGATFQIPSEVRQDRKISLSMKWLIRYSRERNGRSMADKLANEIVAAAKGEGAAFKKKEDTHRMAEANKAFAHFKV from the coding sequence ATGCGTAAAGCACAAGCCAAAAAACTTCCCTTAGCACCAGACCCTCGTTTTAACGATAAGCTGGTAACGCGTTTTGTAAACAACCTGATGTGGGAAGGAAAGAAAAGCGTTGCCTTTGATATCTTCTACAACGCTTTGGAAAGAGTAAGTAAAACAACCGGTGAAGAAGGTTATGAAATTTGGAAGAAAGCCTTGCAAAACGTAACGCCTGCCGTTGAAGTTCGCAGCCGTCGTATTGGTGGTGCCACATTCCAAATACCTTCAGAGGTTCGCCAGGATAGAAAAATTTCATTAAGCATGAAATGGCTTATCCGCTACAGCCGCGAAAGAAACGGTCGCAGCATGGCCGATAAATTAGCCAACGAGATAGTGGCCGCTGCCAAAGGTGAAGGCGCTGCTTTCAAAAAGAAAGAAGACACACACCGCATGGCCGAAGCGAACAAGGCTTTCGCTCACTTTAAAGTCTAA
- the rpsL gene encoding 30S ribosomal protein S12 encodes MPTIQQLVRKGREIIRAKSKSRALDACPQRRGVCTRVYTTTPKKPNSALRKVAKVRLTNKVEVIAYIPGEGHNLQEHSIVLIRGGRVKDLPGVRYHIVRGSLDTAGVKDRKQSRSKYGTKREKAGAKGAPAKGKK; translated from the coding sequence ATGCCTACTATTCAACAGTTAGTACGTAAAGGAAGAGAGATCATTCGCGCCAAGAGCAAGTCAAGAGCGTTGGATGCCTGCCCGCAGCGCCGCGGTGTTTGTACCCGTGTTTATACAACGACTCCCAAGAAGCCAAACTCAGCGCTTCGCAAAGTTGCCAAGGTGCGTTTAACCAATAAAGTGGAAGTCATCGCCTATATTCCGGGTGAAGGTCACAACCTGCAGGAGCACTCCATCGTGCTCATCCGCGGAGGCCGTGTGAAGGATTTGCCGGGTGTACGCTACCACATCGTTCGCGGTTCATTGGATACGGCCGGTGTAAAAGACCGCAAGCAAAGCCGTTCCAAATACGGAACCAAGCGTGAAAAGGCCGGCGCAAAAGGCGCTCCTGCCAAAGGAAAAAAATAA
- a CDS encoding aminotransferase class IV: MKTKQVFLNGDFIEEPKAMLHFTDLSFQRGYGIFDFFRLVEMEPLFFEEHLDRFYSSAQNMHLQVPVDRGELVDVIHQLIQKNSLPNSGIRISLTGGYSTDGFNPGKPNLILSQHTFSTPSEEQREKGIRLLSHSYQRQLPHVKTIDYLMAIWLQPLKTQNGADDILYHANWFITECPRSNFFLVTGDNRIVTPAENILQGITRAKVIELAKKTHTVEVRPVRWDEIKTAKEAFITSTTKQLLSVAQIDEKVFSEREISTDLLQRFRSAYRC; encoded by the coding sequence ATGAAAACAAAACAGGTTTTCTTAAACGGCGATTTTATAGAAGAGCCGAAAGCGATGCTGCACTTTACCGATCTTTCGTTTCAGCGGGGCTACGGCATTTTTGATTTTTTCAGGCTGGTAGAAATGGAGCCGCTCTTTTTTGAAGAACATCTCGATCGCTTTTATTCATCCGCACAAAACATGCACCTGCAAGTTCCGGTGGATCGCGGCGAACTGGTGGATGTGATTCATCAATTAATTCAAAAGAACAGTCTTCCAAATTCGGGCATTCGCATAAGTTTAACAGGTGGTTATTCAACTGATGGTTTTAATCCCGGTAAACCCAACCTGATACTTTCTCAACATACATTTTCCACCCCTTCAGAGGAACAAAGAGAAAAAGGAATCCGGCTTCTCTCCCACTCTTATCAACGTCAGCTACCGCACGTGAAAACGATAGATTACCTGATGGCAATTTGGCTGCAACCGCTTAAAACACAAAACGGCGCCGATGATATCTTATACCACGCCAACTGGTTCATTACAGAATGCCCGCGCAGCAACTTTTTTCTGGTAACCGGCGACAATCGCATTGTTACGCCTGCAGAAAACATTTTACAGGGAATCACAAGAGCCAAGGTCATTGAACTCGCAAAAAAAACACACACCGTTGAAGTACGTCCCGTTCGTTGGGATGAAATTAAAACCGCGAAAGAAGCCTTTATCACCAGCACCACGAAACAGCTTCTTTCCGTAGCGCAGATTGATGAAAAAGTTTTCAGCGAACGAGAAATCAGCACAGATCTTTTGCAGCGGTTTCGCTCCGCATACCGGTGCTAA
- a CDS encoding heavy-metal-associated domain-containing protein, with translation MSKYIFKTNINCIGCASQIKPHLDKLEQEGQIEHWQVHLREPDHTLEIDSSNLGEEEIKTYIHNAGFKAEAKPV, from the coding sequence ATGAGCAAGTACATTTTTAAAACGAACATCAATTGCATCGGCTGCGCTTCGCAAATCAAACCTCATTTGGACAAACTCGAACAAGAAGGGCAAATTGAACACTGGCAGGTTCACCTTCGCGAACCGGATCATACACTGGAGATTGACAGCTCAAACCTGGGCGAAGAAGAAATTAAAACCTACATACACAATGCCGGCTTTAAAGCTGAGGCCAAGCCTGTTTAA
- a CDS encoding Hsp20/alpha crystallin family protein: MSLTKWNNNRNQPALTNLFDDFFSRDLWNWGMANNSTTNTTIPAVNIRETAENLEVEMAAPGMKKDDFKIELDGNNLTITSESEKENDMKEGERYTRREFSYQSFQRTFTLPRDVVDVDQINAKYENGVLHLLIPKKEEAKQKPPRTIEIK; the protein is encoded by the coding sequence ATGTCACTAACAAAATGGAACAACAACCGCAACCAGCCTGCCCTGACAAACCTCTTTGATGATTTCTTCTCAAGAGATTTGTGGAACTGGGGAATGGCCAACAACTCTACTACCAACACCACCATTCCGGCCGTAAACATTCGCGAAACAGCAGAGAACCTTGAAGTCGAAATGGCCGCGCCAGGCATGAAGAAAGACGATTTTAAAATTGAATTAGACGGCAACAATCTCACCATTACCAGCGAAAGTGAAAAAGAAAACGACATGAAGGAAGGTGAACGCTACACCCGCCGCGAATTCAGTTACCAGTCTTTTCAGCGCACCTTCACACTGCCGAGAGACGTAGTGGACGTTGACCAAATCAACGCGAAATACGAAAACGGTGTGCTGCATTTGCTAATACCGAAAAAAGAAGAAGCAAAGCAAAAACCGCCGAGAACGATTGAAATCAAATAA